In the genome of Nocardioides seonyuensis, one region contains:
- a CDS encoding SAF domain-containing protein, with translation MTHTITRDDRMTGPEPAPAGPPVAPPPKLRRRPALIAAAVALVALGAVLAGWAWSATTNTQEVLAARDTIARGAVITSDDIARVRINADPALQPLPASAYDDILGQRAALDIAAGSLLTEAATQAEPLPPDGMSVVGVALTAAQAPGLTLRNGDRVRVVLTPGEGADAPTGSPPFNEAEVVGARTDKMTGALVVDLLVPRAEAGVLAARVATGNVALVLDSGER, from the coding sequence ATGACGCACACCATCACGCGAGACGACAGGATGACCGGCCCTGAGCCGGCGCCCGCCGGCCCTCCCGTCGCGCCGCCTCCGAAGCTGCGACGCCGACCCGCCCTGATCGCCGCTGCTGTCGCGCTGGTGGCCCTGGGCGCGGTCCTTGCCGGGTGGGCGTGGTCGGCCACCACGAACACCCAGGAAGTGCTGGCAGCTCGCGACACGATTGCTCGCGGAGCGGTGATCACCAGCGACGACATCGCTCGGGTGCGGATCAACGCGGATCCCGCATTGCAGCCGCTGCCTGCGTCGGCGTACGACGACATCCTCGGGCAGCGTGCGGCGCTGGACATCGCGGCCGGGAGCCTGCTGACTGAAGCCGCCACCCAAGCCGAACCGCTGCCCCCGGATGGAATGTCCGTCGTCGGTGTCGCGTTGACCGCCGCGCAGGCGCCCGGCCTGACGCTGAGGAATGGCGACCGGGTCCGGGTCGTGCTGACCCCCGGCGAAGGGGCGGATGCGCCCACTGGGTCACCGCCCTTCAACGAGGCCGAGGTGGTGGGCGCCAGGACGGACAAGATGACCGGCGCGCTCGTCGTCGACCTACTGGTTCCTCGAGCCGAGGCTGGGGTGCTGGCCGCTCGAGTCGCGACTGGCAACGTCGCCCTCGTCCTGGACTCGGGAGAGCGCTGA
- a CDS encoding LysM peptidoglycan-binding domain-containing protein, with translation MTALKTRLIGLAGCLAILLLVIGMPSTLIAIDAVPRPSDFGWSQLTAPDDGTLALVLISGVAWIAWAVMVVSLGAEAVGRLRGGPPLRLPGLAVPQLAAGRLIAVAALLFVSAPLTPSLLGTPPAAGVAPPVPSMVAPPAASPAPAVSVPQQSPDPTPTQFYTVKRGDSLWRIAEEHLGDGTRYGGIVALNRDVLNGQPDFITPGLILRIPDERANGEAYVVQPGDTLSEIAERELGEASAYPEIFVASQDTVQPDGRQLGDPNLILPGWKLTLPSQVRTNTSESEQIERDAEPGRLPTPRVVPDPSSQDSSPDTARAGVDETSGSATPGWALVGLTGAGAVLAGSMLLVLRQQRRTQRRYRTPGHVLVPPPAELLDVDKTAHLTGTVSAPRVDVLDRALRQLATISSDVPRLSTVELSADKITLHLTEAAYLPAPWAGEQAAWSLDLSADIQESSGDVAPYPLLVSIGMDDAGSLVLVNLEEVRTVAITGDPERAAALGRHLTAELSLSPWSTLVEVDTIGIAGELADMDPSRHHHHPETDDGFLDELASGLEAEDPALEPDQFRVVIASSGDAQHDALRKVVASYPGRAGAAIVTISLDPVDSSSQLSLDAEGRLTGTELGLTLTAAGLTAEDAVACSTLIDLTRDIPEETIPPLQPDGATTVGGGLAPALTEPRPQGPAGDRSLLPLSATEYAEVAATTREDVDLLAPVVSESTQEQVSESDPDLDEEVARWQSPHLMGPKLTLLGPVSARTLGDARRMAHRRPFYIELLSFLALRPNGATADEIGTAFGIQPERARKDLGILRGWLGTDKRTGKPHLPNARQTHVKGEGARYVLSGVATDLDLFRRLRARGQSRGAAGIDDLQTALTLVSGETFSDLRPTGWSWLFEGERLDHIMSCAIVDTAHIVTTQALSVGDLDLARFAAETGNLACPYDETSRLDLVAVRSACGEDEAAERLLADAVLDRSDDGLGPLDTPAHTSRIVRQRGWATSRSRSAG, from the coding sequence ATGACGGCACTCAAGACCCGCCTGATCGGACTCGCGGGATGCCTGGCGATCCTTCTTCTCGTCATTGGGATGCCATCGACACTGATCGCCATCGATGCTGTCCCGCGTCCCTCCGACTTCGGTTGGTCTCAGCTCACCGCCCCCGACGACGGCACCTTGGCTCTGGTCCTCATCAGTGGAGTCGCCTGGATCGCCTGGGCCGTGATGGTGGTGTCGTTGGGCGCGGAAGCCGTGGGGCGCCTCCGCGGGGGCCCGCCCCTGCGACTTCCCGGACTGGCCGTCCCTCAGCTCGCGGCCGGGCGGCTCATAGCGGTGGCGGCATTGCTCTTCGTGAGTGCGCCGCTCACGCCTTCGTTGTTAGGTACGCCCCCTGCCGCAGGGGTTGCGCCGCCTGTCCCCTCAATGGTCGCTCCCCCAGCTGCTTCCCCTGCCCCTGCTGTCTCCGTGCCGCAGCAGTCCCCCGACCCGACTCCGACGCAGTTCTACACCGTCAAGCGCGGCGACAGCCTGTGGCGGATCGCCGAAGAGCACCTGGGCGACGGCACAAGGTATGGCGGGATCGTCGCGCTCAACCGCGATGTCCTCAACGGACAGCCAGACTTCATCACGCCCGGCCTCATCCTGCGCATCCCGGATGAAAGGGCGAACGGCGAGGCGTACGTCGTCCAGCCCGGCGACACGCTCTCGGAGATCGCCGAGCGAGAGCTCGGCGAAGCGTCGGCGTACCCGGAAATCTTCGTGGCTTCACAGGACACCGTGCAGCCCGACGGGCGACAGCTCGGGGACCCGAACCTCATCCTGCCCGGCTGGAAGTTGACCTTGCCAAGCCAGGTTCGGACGAACACTTCCGAGTCCGAGCAGATCGAGCGAGATGCCGAGCCGGGGCGCCTCCCCACCCCCAGAGTGGTCCCTGATCCGTCATCGCAAGATTCGAGCCCCGATACCGCTCGCGCGGGTGTTGATGAAACGAGCGGCTCCGCCACGCCTGGGTGGGCACTGGTCGGCCTGACCGGGGCAGGGGCTGTGCTGGCCGGTTCGATGCTGCTGGTCCTGCGGCAACAGCGTCGTACACAGCGCCGCTATCGCACTCCCGGCCACGTGCTCGTCCCGCCGCCAGCTGAGCTTCTCGACGTGGACAAGACGGCGCACCTGACCGGCACGGTGTCGGCACCGCGAGTCGACGTTCTCGATCGGGCACTGCGCCAGTTGGCGACGATCAGCTCTGACGTCCCTCGTCTCAGCACAGTCGAGCTCAGCGCCGATAAGATCACCTTGCACCTGACCGAAGCGGCCTACCTCCCCGCGCCTTGGGCGGGAGAGCAGGCGGCGTGGTCACTCGACCTGTCCGCAGACATTCAGGAGTCCAGTGGCGACGTCGCGCCCTACCCGCTGCTCGTCAGCATCGGCATGGACGACGCCGGCTCGCTCGTCCTGGTGAACTTGGAAGAGGTCCGAACCGTCGCCATCACCGGTGATCCCGAGCGCGCTGCCGCTTTGGGCCGCCACCTGACCGCCGAGCTCTCGCTCAGCCCTTGGTCGACCTTGGTCGAGGTCGACACGATCGGCATCGCAGGCGAGCTCGCCGACATGGATCCCTCGCGACACCATCACCACCCAGAGACCGACGACGGTTTCCTCGATGAACTAGCTAGCGGCCTCGAAGCCGAAGACCCCGCACTGGAGCCCGACCAGTTCCGGGTCGTGATCGCCTCGTCTGGGGACGCCCAGCACGACGCCCTCCGCAAGGTCGTCGCCTCATATCCCGGGCGGGCCGGCGCTGCCATCGTCACCATCTCACTCGATCCGGTGGACTCAAGTTCGCAGCTGTCACTCGACGCGGAGGGACGCCTCACCGGCACCGAACTCGGCCTCACCCTGACAGCAGCCGGCCTCACCGCAGAGGATGCCGTGGCCTGCTCGACCTTGATCGACCTGACTCGCGATATCCCCGAGGAGACAATCCCGCCGCTCCAGCCAGACGGGGCCACCACCGTGGGAGGGGGGCTCGCTCCAGCGCTCACCGAGCCAAGACCCCAAGGCCCTGCTGGTGACCGATCCCTGCTTCCCTTGTCGGCCACGGAGTACGCGGAGGTCGCCGCCACGACTCGTGAAGACGTAGACCTCCTGGCGCCCGTCGTTTCCGAGTCCACCCAGGAGCAGGTGTCGGAGTCAGATCCTGACCTCGATGAGGAGGTCGCCCGTTGGCAGTCACCGCACTTGATGGGGCCGAAACTCACGCTCCTGGGCCCGGTGTCCGCTCGGACCTTGGGTGACGCGCGCAGAATGGCGCACCGCCGACCGTTCTACATCGAACTGCTCAGTTTCCTCGCGCTCCGCCCTAATGGAGCCACGGCCGATGAGATCGGCACAGCGTTCGGCATCCAGCCCGAGCGTGCTCGGAAGGATCTCGGCATCCTCCGAGGTTGGCTCGGTACGGACAAACGGACCGGCAAACCCCACCTCCCAAATGCTCGTCAGACGCACGTCAAAGGCGAAGGAGCCCGGTACGTCCTCAGCGGTGTGGCTACGGATCTCGATCTCTTCCGCCGACTACGAGCCCGCGGACAGAGTCGCGGCGCGGCCGGCATCGATGATCTCCAGACGGCGCTGACCCTCGTGAGCGGTGAAACCTTCTCCGATCTGAGGCCCACCGGATGGTCGTGGCTCTTCGAGGGCGAGCGCCTCGACCACATCATGTCGTGCGCCATCGTTGACACGGCACACATCGTGACCACCCAGGCGCTAAGCGTTGGCGACCTCGACCTCGCCCGATTCGCCGCCGAGACTGGCAACCTCGCCTGTCCGTACGACGAGACAAGCCGGCTTGATCTCGTCGCGGTCAGGAGCGCATGCGGCGAAGATGAAGCTGCGGAGCGGCTGCTGGCAGATGCAGTTCTGGACCGATCCGATGACGGCCTCGGTCCCCTCGACACGCCCGCACATACCTCGCGCATCGTTCGGCAGCGCGGTTGGGCGACCTCACGATCCCGATCTGCCGGATGA
- a CDS encoding CpaF family protein codes for MTAEARIDDLTSLPFFAQAADPLPVDTSGLGEISDLDFDHSDNELDWGLVAALRSQASERLSQAVAAERGRLDKGAQQEYGRAIVLDLIESAMAEAVNAGSAAWTLAEQQALARAVFDSLFRLGRLQPLVDDDRVENIMISGYDKVRLELIDGTILPGPPVAGSDEELIDFLVFLASRSEVNARAFSEAQPRLHMRLDGGARLAAAAWVTPRPSVVIRRHRLMQVTLDDLVARDMLTPVAASFLRAAVRARKSIVVSGCQGAGKTTLVRALCGEIDSQEMLGTFETEYELHLHELKSHDMVHAWESRPGSGERGLDGCQAGEFTLDEALTDSFRFNLSRQIVGEVRGREIWAMIKAMESGTGSISTTHASDAVAAVRKLVTCAMEAGQHITQTLATGKLAATLDLIVHLDLRTTTRAGVASRTRRVAEIVAIDPGERETGYATTHVFAAGPDGVAVPGVLPDTYQSLVEHGFDLSAYLTGQGMRP; via the coding sequence GTGACCGCGGAAGCTCGAATCGACGACCTGACATCGCTGCCCTTCTTCGCCCAAGCAGCCGATCCCCTGCCGGTCGACACGTCAGGACTTGGCGAGATCTCGGACCTCGACTTCGATCACTCGGACAACGAGCTGGACTGGGGCCTCGTCGCGGCCCTCCGGTCACAGGCTTCGGAGCGCTTGAGCCAGGCGGTTGCTGCCGAGCGAGGACGCCTCGACAAGGGAGCCCAGCAGGAGTACGGCCGCGCGATCGTGCTGGACCTGATCGAGTCCGCGATGGCCGAGGCGGTCAACGCCGGATCCGCTGCCTGGACGTTGGCCGAGCAACAGGCGCTCGCGCGTGCAGTCTTCGACTCCCTGTTCCGGTTGGGTCGCTTGCAACCCCTCGTCGATGACGACCGGGTCGAGAACATCATGATCAGTGGGTACGACAAGGTCCGGCTCGAGCTCATCGACGGGACGATCCTCCCGGGCCCACCGGTCGCCGGGTCCGACGAGGAGCTGATCGACTTCCTCGTGTTCCTCGCCTCTCGCAGCGAGGTCAACGCGCGTGCCTTCTCCGAGGCTCAACCCCGTCTCCACATGCGCCTCGATGGCGGTGCCCGGTTGGCAGCCGCCGCATGGGTGACGCCTCGGCCATCCGTGGTGATCCGACGTCACCGGCTGATGCAGGTGACACTCGATGACCTCGTGGCGCGGGACATGCTCACCCCGGTGGCCGCGTCGTTCCTGCGGGCCGCCGTACGCGCTCGGAAGTCGATCGTGGTCTCTGGGTGCCAGGGCGCGGGCAAGACCACGTTGGTGCGCGCGCTGTGTGGAGAGATCGATTCGCAGGAGATGCTCGGCACCTTCGAGACCGAGTACGAGCTGCACCTCCACGAGTTGAAGAGCCACGACATGGTCCACGCGTGGGAGTCGCGCCCTGGATCGGGCGAGCGTGGTCTGGACGGATGTCAGGCGGGCGAGTTCACCCTCGACGAGGCGCTGACGGACTCGTTCCGCTTCAACCTCTCCCGCCAGATCGTCGGGGAGGTCCGGGGGCGCGAGATCTGGGCGATGATCAAGGCGATGGAGTCCGGGACCGGCTCCATCTCGACAACCCACGCATCCGACGCCGTCGCCGCGGTCCGCAAGCTCGTCACGTGCGCGATGGAGGCCGGTCAACACATCACCCAGACGCTGGCGACCGGCAAGCTCGCCGCCACCCTCGACTTGATCGTCCACCTGGACCTGCGTACGACGACCCGCGCCGGCGTCGCATCCCGCACGAGACGAGTCGCCGAGATCGTGGCTATCGACCCCGGCGAGAGGGAGACCGGCTACGCCACCACACATGTCTTCGCCGCCGGCCCGGACGGAGTTGCCGTCCCCGGGGTCCTACCCGATACCTACCAGTCACTGGTCGAGCACGGCTTCGACCTCTCGGCCTATCTCACCGGTCAGGGGATGCGGCCGTGA
- a CDS encoding cation diffusion facilitator family transporter: MSAHVHAPAALTLQDKARLGRRAQLLAGASVTYNLIEAVIAISAGIIAGSVALVGFGLDSVVEVSSGLIILWQFRHRLPESREQQALRLMALSFFALAAYVTFESVRALLGGHDPDTSTVGIALAAASLVIMPFLSWAQRRTGKALGSNAVVADSTQTLLCTYLSAVLLVGLVLNATLGWSWADPIAGLVIAAVAVKEGREAWRGENCGCGPVGIGTEAEEAGDGCCSGGTCTDGCCTPVDQNHEPTAPVSEVFEIGRRP; encoded by the coding sequence ATGAGCGCCCACGTGCACGCCCCGGCCGCGCTGACGCTTCAGGACAAGGCGCGCCTCGGTCGCCGTGCCCAGCTGCTCGCCGGCGCGTCGGTGACCTACAACCTCATCGAGGCGGTCATCGCTATCTCCGCCGGCATCATCGCCGGGTCAGTCGCGCTCGTGGGTTTCGGCCTCGACTCGGTCGTCGAAGTGTCCAGCGGTCTCATCATCTTGTGGCAGTTCCGCCACCGGCTCCCCGAGTCCCGTGAACAGCAGGCGCTGCGGTTGATGGCGCTGTCGTTCTTCGCGCTCGCCGCCTACGTCACCTTCGAGTCGGTGCGCGCGCTTCTCGGCGGGCACGACCCGGACACCTCGACGGTCGGCATCGCGCTGGCCGCGGCGTCGCTGGTCATCATGCCGTTCCTGTCCTGGGCCCAACGCCGTACCGGCAAGGCGCTCGGCTCGAACGCGGTGGTCGCCGACTCCACGCAGACGCTGCTCTGCACGTACCTGTCTGCGGTGCTGCTGGTGGGGCTCGTGCTGAACGCGACGCTCGGCTGGTCGTGGGCTGACCCCATCGCGGGCCTGGTCATCGCCGCCGTCGCCGTCAAGGAGGGCCGGGAGGCGTGGCGCGGGGAGAACTGCGGGTGCGGACCCGTCGGCATCGGCACAGAAGCTGAGGAAGCCGGCGACGGGTGCTGCAGCGGCGGCACGTGCACGGACGGCTGCTGCACACCCGTCGACCAGAACCACGAGCCCACCGCCCCGGTTTCCGAGGTTTTCGAGATCGGCAGGCGGCCGTGA
- a CDS encoding cation diffusion facilitator family transporter — protein MSRPAHNLPGSPSLTDAETERLTRRGLRLAQFTVAYNVIEGAVAITVGLMAGLVSLVGFGLDSGIESAASVLVGLRLAARLRHGEADEAKERRALKAVAVTFFVLAAYVVLEGTRSLLEGEPPENSTVGIVLLVASVVVMPLLARAKGRVGEQLGGDPLILADAAETRICVLLSISTLVGLGLYALTGAAWLDPLAGFVIAAFAIHEGREAWEGELVEDDDEQEENDD, from the coding sequence ATGTCTCGACCCGCGCACAACCTGCCTGGCTCTCCGTCGCTGACCGACGCCGAGACCGAACGGCTCACGCGCCGCGGGCTGCGGCTGGCTCAGTTCACCGTCGCCTACAACGTCATCGAGGGCGCGGTCGCCATCACCGTCGGTCTGATGGCCGGGCTCGTCTCCCTGGTCGGGTTCGGGCTGGACTCGGGTATCGAGTCCGCCGCCTCCGTCCTGGTCGGGCTCCGGCTCGCCGCCCGGCTCCGCCACGGCGAAGCCGACGAGGCCAAGGAGAGACGCGCCCTCAAGGCCGTCGCGGTCACGTTCTTCGTCCTGGCCGCCTACGTCGTTCTCGAGGGCACCCGGTCTCTGCTCGAAGGTGAACCGCCGGAGAACTCGACCGTCGGCATCGTCTTGCTGGTCGCCTCAGTGGTCGTGATGCCGCTGCTTGCCCGTGCCAAGGGACGAGTCGGTGAACAACTCGGCGGAGACCCGCTCATCCTGGCCGACGCCGCGGAGACCCGCATCTGCGTGCTGCTGAGCATCTCCACGCTCGTCGGCCTCGGCCTGTACGCCCTGACCGGTGCGGCGTGGCTCGACCCCCTCGCCGGGTTCGTCATCGCCGCGTTCGCCATCCATGAGGGACGCGAGGCCTGGGAGGGCGAACTCGTTGAAGACGACGACGAACAGGAGGAGAACGATGACTGA
- a CDS encoding methyltransferase family protein, producing the protein MTELGNDAVAVAALAIYAVYLGVGFGLRTWLQWRRTGDTGWRGISGRFGSAEWWAGVLFTAALLAGVLGPVTALLGLEPVAALGDAVVQVVGAGVAVAGVLATFATQLAMGTSWRIGVDETERTDLVTAGPFGLVRNPIFTAMAATGLGLALMVPNLVALLGFALLLVALQLQVRVVEEPYLVRTHGQSYAAYAATVGRFIPGLGRATPRPTNHPAINSADGSTDRRTTTEGVA; encoded by the coding sequence ATGACTGAGCTGGGCAACGACGCGGTCGCGGTCGCCGCGCTGGCCATCTACGCGGTCTACCTCGGCGTCGGGTTCGGGCTACGCACCTGGCTGCAGTGGCGCCGTACCGGTGACACCGGCTGGCGAGGCATCTCAGGACGGTTCGGCTCTGCCGAGTGGTGGGCCGGCGTCCTGTTCACCGCCGCGCTCCTAGCCGGCGTCCTAGGCCCCGTCACCGCCCTGCTCGGGCTCGAGCCGGTCGCAGCCCTGGGCGATGCGGTCGTGCAGGTGGTCGGTGCCGGGGTGGCGGTCGCCGGCGTCCTCGCCACGTTCGCCACCCAGCTCGCGATGGGCACGAGCTGGCGTATCGGCGTCGACGAGACCGAACGCACCGACCTCGTCACCGCTGGCCCGTTCGGCCTCGTGCGCAACCCCATCTTCACCGCCATGGCCGCCACCGGCCTCGGCCTCGCCCTCATGGTCCCCAACCTGGTGGCGCTCCTCGGGTTCGCCCTGCTCCTCGTGGCACTGCAGCTTCAGGTCCGCGTCGTCGAAGAGCCCTACCTCGTGCGCACCCACGGCCAGTCCTACGCCGCCTACGCGGCCACCGTCGGCCGCTTCATCCCCGGCCTCGGACGCGCGACACCCAGACCCACCAACCACCCCGCCATCAACTCTGCCGACGGCTCGACCGACCGGCGCACAACCACCGAGGGAGTCGCCTGA
- a CDS encoding TadE family protein, protein MTRNGEGGAITIWLALTSVAMMLLVGLAVDLGGQVHAQQRAHDLAAQAARAGGEQVQAAPAINGAYVHVDAVAASQAARAYLTAAHVDGTVAVSGSTELTVEVNDSYSTRFLGLIGINNLPVTGSASARLVRSLGGTEQ, encoded by the coding sequence ATGACGCGGAACGGCGAAGGCGGAGCGATCACGATCTGGCTGGCACTGACCAGCGTGGCAATGATGCTCCTTGTGGGCCTCGCCGTAGACCTCGGCGGACAGGTGCACGCCCAGCAACGCGCCCACGACCTCGCCGCCCAGGCCGCACGGGCCGGCGGGGAACAAGTACAGGCCGCGCCCGCCATCAACGGCGCGTACGTCCACGTCGACGCCGTCGCCGCTTCTCAAGCAGCTCGGGCGTACCTGACCGCTGCCCACGTCGACGGAACGGTCGCCGTCTCAGGAAGCACGGAACTCACCGTCGAGGTCAACGACTCCTACAGCACCCGGTTCCTCGGTCTCATCGGCATCAACAACCTGCCCGTGACGGGTTCGGCATCAGCGCGACTCGTCCGCAGCCTGGGAGGGACAGAACAATGA
- a CDS encoding type II secretion system F family protein: protein MITGLQLALVAGGLIGLGVALLVVRLVPAHPDLADALDRLAPARPTTGPARAAPTTAQERVGVWAMRTLPPGLWVRTPHRELALLRIPLARFYGEKLAYAAAGLVLAPMLGLFFELIGLGLPISVPFVATLGLAAVMFFLPNYNAIDDARRARIEFQRALGAYIELVALERNSGSGARQAMEASAEIGDSWVFTRLAEELSRSRWSGLPPWDALHSLAEELGLPQLDDFADIMRLSGEEGASVYATLRARSGAMRTAMLNDELAEANAVGERMSIPGSLLGVVFMALLIAPSLLRMFGNT, encoded by the coding sequence ATGATCACCGGCCTTCAACTCGCACTCGTGGCCGGCGGTTTGATCGGCCTCGGCGTCGCCCTGCTCGTCGTACGCCTGGTCCCTGCACACCCGGATCTCGCTGACGCACTGGACCGGTTGGCCCCAGCCCGTCCGACCACCGGACCAGCGCGCGCCGCTCCAACCACGGCGCAGGAACGGGTCGGTGTCTGGGCGATGCGCACCCTTCCTCCCGGCTTGTGGGTGCGAACGCCGCACCGCGAGCTGGCACTGTTGCGGATCCCGCTGGCGCGATTCTACGGGGAGAAGCTGGCCTACGCCGCAGCTGGACTGGTGTTGGCACCGATGCTCGGACTCTTCTTCGAGTTGATCGGGCTGGGCCTGCCGATCAGCGTCCCCTTCGTCGCGACGCTCGGGCTGGCTGCGGTGATGTTCTTCCTGCCGAACTACAACGCGATCGACGACGCCAGGCGAGCACGAATCGAGTTCCAACGAGCGCTGGGTGCATACATCGAGCTGGTGGCGCTCGAGCGCAACAGCGGGTCGGGCGCACGGCAGGCGATGGAGGCATCCGCGGAGATCGGCGATTCATGGGTCTTCACCAGGCTCGCCGAAGAGCTCAGCCGGTCGCGGTGGTCCGGGCTGCCTCCGTGGGATGCGCTCCACTCTCTCGCCGAGGAGCTCGGTCTCCCCCAGTTGGACGACTTCGCCGACATCATGCGCCTCTCCGGAGAGGAAGGCGCCAGCGTGTACGCCACCCTCCGCGCCCGATCCGGAGCCATGCGCACCGCGATGCTCAACGACGAGCTCGCCGAGGCCAACGCGGTCGGCGAGCGGATGTCGATCCCGGGCTCACTGCTCGGTGTGGTCTTCATGGCGCTGCTGATCGCGCCCTCACTGCTTCGCATGTTCGGGAACACCTGA
- a CDS encoding ArsR/SmtB family transcription factor yields MLPTTNDVPATGPLASLERAGLDAAACLFHGLSDRNRLIILRHLALGEHRVVDLMAHLGLAQSTVSKHLACLKDCGLVDSRPQGRASLFSLTHPEAVLDLLAAAEQLLGLTGDAVTLCPNFGTDTLRKDSR; encoded by the coding sequence ATGCTGCCAACAACTAACGATGTTCCCGCTACTGGACCGCTTGCGTCCCTCGAACGCGCGGGGCTAGACGCTGCCGCCTGCCTCTTCCACGGCCTCAGCGACCGGAACCGGCTCATCATCCTCCGCCACCTCGCCCTCGGTGAGCACCGCGTCGTCGACCTGATGGCGCACCTCGGGCTCGCCCAGTCGACGGTGTCCAAGCATCTCGCCTGCCTCAAGGACTGCGGCCTGGTCGACTCCCGACCCCAGGGCCGCGCGTCGCTGTTCTCTCTCACCCACCCGGAAGCCGTGCTCGATCTGCTCGCCGCCGCCGAGCAGCTCCTCGGGCTGACAGGTGACGCCGTCACGCTGTGCCCCAACTTCGGCACCGACACCCTCCGCAAGGACTCTCGATGA
- a CDS encoding type II secretion system F family protein, which yields MVPALAGALIVTGSIALVIGLRPVPVGPKAPRRIRRGISRRTRLLVGVGSVVGVVGWLVTGWVLALLLGPLAAVGLPMLLTVPDAAARIVRLEAMEEWTRSLAGVLTVGVGLEQALVATLRSTPAPIAGEVNRLVSRLRARWVTEDALRAFADELDDSTGDLIAANLILGARRRGAGLASVLEGLAGSVSADVRSRRQVEADRAKPRATARWVTLISASALVALAVSGDYVQPYGTPVGQVVLVLLLGAYVATLVWMRRMALGKPLPRFLDARRAAA from the coding sequence ATGGTGCCCGCGCTGGCCGGCGCGCTGATCGTCACCGGATCGATCGCGCTCGTGATCGGGCTCCGACCCGTTCCAGTGGGACCGAAGGCACCACGGCGCATCCGCCGCGGGATCTCGCGGCGGACGAGACTCCTGGTCGGCGTCGGCTCGGTGGTCGGCGTGGTTGGCTGGTTGGTAACCGGCTGGGTGCTGGCCCTGCTTCTCGGTCCGCTGGCAGCGGTCGGCCTGCCCATGCTGCTGACAGTTCCCGATGCGGCCGCCCGGATCGTGCGGCTCGAGGCGATGGAGGAATGGACCCGATCACTCGCCGGTGTCCTCACGGTCGGCGTCGGTCTGGAGCAGGCCCTCGTCGCGACGCTGAGGTCCACACCGGCACCGATCGCGGGCGAGGTGAACCGGTTGGTCTCCCGGCTCCGCGCACGTTGGGTGACCGAGGACGCCTTGCGGGCGTTCGCGGACGAGCTCGATGACTCCACCGGCGACCTGATAGCGGCGAACCTGATCCTGGGCGCCCGACGCCGGGGCGCGGGGCTGGCGAGCGTGTTGGAGGGGCTGGCGGGTTCGGTGTCCGCCGACGTGCGATCGCGTCGCCAGGTCGAAGCCGACCGGGCCAAGCCACGCGCCACGGCACGTTGGGTGACGTTGATCAGCGCGTCCGCGCTAGTCGCTCTCGCAGTCTCAGGTGACTACGTGCAGCCGTACGGCACTCCGGTCGGCCAGGTGGTCCTGGTGCTGCTGCTGGGTGCGTACGTCGCCACGCTCGTCTGGATGCGCCGGATGGCCCTCGGCAAGCCGCTCCCCCGATTCCTCGACGCACGCAGGGCAGCCGCATGA
- a CDS encoding TadE/TadG family type IV pilus assembly protein produces the protein MEAVVGLPAFALFVVLIVLGGRTATAHQALESAAADAARSASLARTGTAADEAARTAAQTSLDNQHLDCRSIDVSVDSEAFALPLGREGSVEVTVACRLELSDLSIPGLPGSRLLRSSMSSPLDSWRERTP, from the coding sequence GTGGAGGCCGTGGTGGGGCTGCCTGCCTTTGCCTTGTTCGTCGTCTTGATCGTCTTGGGGGGACGTACGGCAACCGCCCACCAGGCGCTCGAATCCGCTGCGGCAGACGCCGCGCGCTCTGCCTCACTTGCTCGTACTGGAACTGCCGCCGACGAAGCGGCACGAACGGCGGCCCAGACCAGCCTCGACAACCAGCACCTTGACTGCCGCAGCATCGACGTGAGCGTCGACAGCGAAGCCTTCGCGCTCCCTCTCGGACGTGAGGGATCCGTCGAGGTTACCGTCGCGTGCCGTCTCGAGCTGTCGGACCTGAGCATCCCGGGACTGCCCGGGAGTCGCCTGCTCCGCTCCTCCATGAGCAGCCCGCTTGATTCGTGGCGGGAGCGCACGCCATGA
- a CDS encoding TadE family protein, translating into MSIELVILLPALMAVLFLGMQAALYHHAQTVAIAAAQEGARVVAAENGHEGLGISAAQDFVAVAGGDEVLTSPTVTADRTPTRATVIVRGYALSVIPGWRPEIRQAASMPVERLS; encoded by the coding sequence GTGAGCATCGAGCTGGTGATTCTGCTGCCTGCCTTGATGGCGGTCCTCTTCCTGGGGATGCAGGCCGCGCTCTATCACCACGCCCAGACGGTGGCGATCGCCGCCGCTCAGGAGGGTGCCCGGGTCGTTGCGGCCGAGAACGGCCACGAAGGACTAGGGATCTCGGCCGCGCAGGACTTCGTCGCCGTGGCAGGTGGTGACGAGGTACTGACCTCGCCCACTGTCACCGCCGATCGCACGCCTACTCGAGCAACCGTCATCGTTCGCGGATACGCACTCAGCGTGATCCCAGGGTGGCGACCCGAGATCCGGCAGGCGGCGAGCATGCCGGTGGAACGCCTGTCATGA